A genome region from Trachemys scripta elegans isolate TJP31775 chromosome 2, CAS_Tse_1.0, whole genome shotgun sequence includes the following:
- the CALB1 gene encoding calbindin, translating into MAAETHLQGVEISAAQFFEIWNHYDSDGNGYLDGKELLNFIQELQQARKKAGLELTPEMKAFVDQYGKSTDGKIGIVELAQILPTEENFLLFFRCQQLKSSEDFMQTWRKYDTDHSGYIETEELKSFLKDLLQKANKQIDDSKLTEYTEIMLKMFDSNNDGKLELTEMASLLPVQENFLLQFKSVKMCGKEFNKAFKLYDQDGNGYIDENELDALLKDLCEKNKKDLDINNLATYKKNIMALSDGGKLYRTDLALILSAEQD; encoded by the exons ATGGCCGCGGAGACTCACCTGCAGGGAGTCGAGATCTCAGCCGCGCAGTTTTTCGAGATCTGGAATCACTACGACTCTGATG GCAATGGGTACCTAGATGGGAAAGAGCTGCTGAACTTCATCCAGGAGCTTCAGCAAGCACGAAAGAAGGCAGGATTG GAATTAACACCTGAAATGAAAGCTTTTGTGGACCAGTACGGGAAAAGTACTGATGGAAAAATAGGAATAGTAGAG CTTGCTCAGATATTACCAACAGAAGAGAACTTCCTATTGTTCTTTAGGTGTCAGCAGCTAAAGTCAAGTGAAGATTTCATGCAG ACCTGGCGAAAATATGACACTGACCATAGTGGCTACATTGAGACTGAAGAACTTAAG AGTTTTTTGAAAGATTTACTACAGAAAGCAAATAAGCAGATTGATGATTCCAAGCTAACAGAATACACCGAAATAATG CTGAAGATGTTTGATTCAAACAATGATGGAAAGCTGGAACTTACTGAAATGGCCAG TTTACTACCAGTGCAGGAAAACTTTCTTCTTCAATTTAAG agTGTCAAAATGTGTGGGAAAGAGTTCAATAAAGCTTTTAAGCTGTATGATCAA GATGGCAATGGATACATAGATGAAAATGAATTAGATGCATTACTGAAAGATCTGTGTGAAAAGAACAAAAAG GACTTAGACATTAACAACCTGGCAACATACAAGAAAAACATCATGGCCTTGTCTGATGGAGGAAAGCTTTACCGAACAGACCTTGCTCTTATTCTTTCTGCCGAGCAGGATTAG